One genomic segment of Thioclava sp. GXIMD2076 includes these proteins:
- a CDS encoding FAD-binding protein — MAVLLIAEIAGKEVALDATAKALTASAALGEVTVLVAGSGVDAAPVAGLSGVAKVLNVDDAAYAHGLAEPLADLVVAMAGGFSHIVAPSTASAKNVLPRVAALLDVMVISDVTAVVDADTFERPVYAGNAIQTVKSKDATKVLTVRTASFDAVAAGGAAPVEAGAAAGDKGLSSWVEDRVAASDRPELTSAKIVVSGGRGVGSEEDFAIISTLADKLGAAVGASRAAVDSGFAPNDWQVGQTGKVVAPDLYIACGISGAIQHLAGMKDSKVIVAINKDEEAPIFQIADYGLVADLFAAVPELTSKV; from the coding sequence ATGGCTGTTCTTCTGATCGCGGAAATCGCGGGTAAAGAGGTTGCGCTCGACGCGACCGCCAAAGCGCTGACGGCCTCTGCGGCTCTGGGCGAAGTGACTGTTCTCGTGGCGGGTTCCGGCGTGGACGCGGCCCCTGTGGCGGGCCTGTCGGGCGTGGCGAAAGTGCTCAATGTCGATGATGCGGCCTATGCCCATGGTCTGGCCGAGCCGCTGGCCGATCTGGTCGTGGCAATGGCGGGCGGGTTCAGCCATATCGTGGCGCCCTCGACCGCCTCGGCCAAGAACGTGCTGCCGCGTGTGGCCGCCCTTCTGGATGTGATGGTGATCTCGGATGTGACGGCTGTGGTTGATGCCGACACCTTCGAACGCCCCGTCTATGCGGGCAATGCCATCCAGACGGTGAAATCGAAAGACGCGACCAAGGTGCTGACCGTGCGCACGGCCTCGTTTGACGCAGTCGCAGCCGGTGGCGCGGCGCCGGTCGAGGCCGGGGCTGCGGCGGGCGACAAGGGCCTGTCGTCTTGGGTCGAGGACCGTGTGGCGGCCTCGGACCGCCCCGAACTGACAAGCGCCAAGATCGTCGTCTCGGGCGGCCGTGGTGTGGGCTCGGAAGAGGACTTCGCCATCATCTCGACGCTGGCGGACAAGCTGGGGGCGGCTGTTGGCGCCTCGCGCGCGGCCGTCGACTCGGGCTTTGCCCCCAACGACTGGCAGGTGGGCCAGACCGGCAAGGTCGTGGCCCCCGATCTCTACATCGCCTGCGGCATCTCGGGCGCGATCCAGCACCTTGCCGGCATGAAGGATTCCAAGGTGATCGTCGCGATCAACAAGGATGAGGAAGCCCCGATCTTCCAGATCGCCGATTACGGCCTCGTGGCAGATCTCTTCGCCGCCGTGCCAGAATTGACCTCCAAGGTCTGA
- a CDS encoding aldolase/citrate lyase family protein: MPLPDFSNPLRPKLKGDAPCKGLWVTMESATVTELAAELGLDWVTLDMEHGCLDYKDVAQHLRAARGSDLAVLVRVPAITVDTIKRALDLGADGVLLPLVRTAEDLELGMQFGRYPPRGQRGIGGERSLRWGLKLQEYLAMANEECMVIPLIELGDAVDNIDSILEVEGLETIFLGPADLSSSRGFLGEWEGPGVAEEILTVLEKAGRKGIASGIMAMDNADLVTRLEQGFRMVGLGSDVGMMSRQLRPMLSELGGRSFEKRWF, from the coding sequence ATGCCCTTACCAGACTTTAGTAATCCGCTCCGCCCCAAACTGAAGGGCGATGCGCCCTGCAAGGGGCTCTGGGTCACCATGGAATCCGCAACCGTCACCGAACTGGCCGCTGAACTCGGCCTTGATTGGGTGACGCTCGATATGGAGCATGGCTGCCTCGACTATAAGGACGTGGCCCAGCATCTGCGGGCGGCGCGCGGCAGTGATCTGGCGGTGCTGGTGCGCGTGCCGGCGATTACCGTGGATACGATCAAACGCGCGCTCGACCTGGGCGCGGACGGCGTGCTTTTGCCATTGGTGCGCACGGCGGAGGATCTGGAGCTGGGCATGCAGTTCGGGCGTTATCCGCCTCGCGGACAACGCGGCATCGGTGGCGAACGTTCGCTGCGTTGGGGTCTGAAGCTGCAGGAATATCTGGCGATGGCAAATGAGGAATGCATGGTCATTCCCTTGATCGAATTGGGCGATGCGGTTGATAATATTGACAGCATCCTCGAGGTCGAGGGACTGGAGACGATCTTTCTAGGCCCTGCCGATCTGTCCTCCTCGCGCGGCTTTCTGGGCGAATGGGAAGGGCCGGGTGTTGCCGAAGAGATCCTGACGGTGCTCGAGAAGGCGGGCCGGAAAGGGATCGCATCGGGGATCATGGCGATGGATAATGCGGATCTCGTGACGCGGCTGGAGCAGGGCTTCCGGATGGTGGGGCTCGGCTCCGATGTCGGTATGATGTCGCGCCAGCTGCGGCCCATGCTCTCCGAACTGGGCGGGCGCAGTTTCGAAAAGCGCTGGTTCTGA
- a CDS encoding ABC transporter permease, producing MPAETTAAPAQFRTVRPVLLRGVYERAQYLIPAALIIVVWWLCVDIFDVPGYVLPHPMAVVHSLINGLASGAYVEAAAATTSSIVAGFVAGTLIGMSIAVVMVLWPALDRLVFPYIVALQSMPKIAIAPLMIVWFGFGFGAKIAIVAMVAAFPVLVNMLAGLHATEHDRIELMRALAASRLQILTQVLIPSALPYLFAGLSAALVLSVTGAIVGEFVGARKGIGVLILQANFSLDLASVFALLLLLGAISAVLNLCLRLIGKRVVFWTKRK from the coding sequence ATGCCTGCCGAAACAACTGCTGCCCCCGCGCAATTCCGCACGGTCCGCCCTGTTCTTCTGCGCGGGGTCTACGAGCGCGCGCAATACCTGATCCCGGCGGCGCTTATCATCGTGGTCTGGTGGCTTTGTGTGGATATTTTCGATGTGCCGGGCTATGTGCTCCCCCATCCCATGGCTGTCGTCCACTCGCTGATCAATGGCCTCGCCAGCGGTGCCTATGTAGAGGCGGCGGCGGCCACCACCAGCTCGATCGTGGCAGGCTTTGTTGCGGGCACTCTGATCGGCATGTCGATTGCCGTGGTCATGGTGCTTTGGCCCGCGCTCGACCGGCTGGTCTTCCCCTATATCGTGGCGCTGCAATCCATGCCCAAGATCGCCATTGCACCGCTGATGATCGTGTGGTTTGGCTTCGGATTTGGCGCCAAGATCGCCATCGTCGCGATGGTCGCGGCCTTCCCTGTGCTGGTGAATATGCTCGCGGGTCTGCATGCGACCGAACATGACCGTATAGAGCTGATGCGGGCACTTGCGGCCTCGCGTCTGCAGATCCTCACACAGGTGCTGATCCCCTCGGCATTGCCTTACCTCTTTGCGGGGCTGTCGGCGGCGCTGGTGCTGTCGGTCACGGGCGCCATCGTGGGCGAGTTTGTGGGCGCGCGCAAAGGCATCGGTGTGTTGATCCTGCAGGCCAACTTCTCGCTGGATCTCGCCTCGGTCTTCGCTCTCCTGCTGCTCTTGGGCGCAATCTCGGCGGTGTTGAACCTCTGCCTGCGCCTGATCGGAAAACGCGTCGTCTTCTGGACCAAACGCAAATAA